The proteins below come from a single Triticum aestivum cultivar Chinese Spring chromosome 5D, IWGSC CS RefSeq v2.1, whole genome shotgun sequence genomic window:
- the LOC123121784 gene encoding purine permease 3 — protein MDVEAPKDSDQRPAPPARGKAMQRFLVALNCGMLTLGTTGGPLLSRLYFSKGGHRKWLSAWLETGGWPLLLLPVAASYLSRRAHDPSAPVVLTPPRILLAAAGLGLATGADDFLYAYGLSFVPVSTSAILISTQLAFTVFFAFLIVRQRLTALSVNAVALLTVGAVVLGLHVSSDRPAGVSKGQYWLGFLLTLAAAALYGLVLPLIELTYKRAAGGGRVVTYALVMEMQLVMGFFATAFCTVGMIVNNDFQAISREAQAFELGEARYYTVLVWSAILWQFFFLGAVGVIFCVHTLFAGILIAVFIPVTEVLAVIFLHEKFTSEKGVALALSLWGLASYSYGEYSDAKAAKKKAALDAQAS, from the exons ATGGACGTGGAGGCGCCCAAGGACTCCGAccagcgccccgcgccgccggcgcGCGGCAAGGCGATGCAGCGGTTCCTGGTGGCGCTCAACTGCGGGATGCTGACGCTGGGCACCACGGGCGGGCCGCTCCTGAGCCGCCTCTACTTCAGCAAGGGCGGGCACCGGAAGTGGCTCTCGGCGTGGCTCGAGACCGGCGGCtggccgctgctgctgctccccgTGGCGGCCTCCTACCTCAGCCGGCGCGCGCACGACCCCAGCGCGCCGGTGGTGCTGACCCCGCCGAGGATACTGCTCGCCGCCGCGGGGCTCGGGCTGGCGACCGGCGCCGACGACTTCCTGTACGCGTACGGGCTGTCGTTCGTGCCCGTGTCCACCTCCGCGATCCTCATCTCCACGCAGCTGgccttcaccgtcttcttcgcGTTCCTGATCGTGCGGCAGCGGCTGACGGCGCTGTCGGTGAACGCGGTGGCGCTGCTCACCGTGGGCGCCGTGGTGCTGGGGCTGCACGTGTCCTCGGACCGCCCCGCCGGGGTGAGCAAGGGGCAGTACTGGCTGGGGTTCCTGCTGACCCTGGCCGCCGCGGCGCTGTACGGGCTGGTGCTGCCGCTGATCGAGCTGACCTACaagcgggccgcgggcggcgggcgCGTGGTGACGTACGCGCTGGTGATGGAGATGCAGCTGGTGATGGGCTTCTTCGCCACCGCTTTCTGCACCGTCGGCATGATCGTCAACAACGATTTCCAG GCGATCTCAAGGGAAGCACAGGCATTCGAGCTGGGGGAGGCCCGGTACTACACGGTGCTGGTGTGGAGCGCCATCCTGTGGCAGTTCTTCTTCCTGGGCGCCGTGGGCGTCATCTTCTGCGTCCACACCCTGTTCGCCGGGATCCTCATCGCCGTCTTCATCCCGGTCACGGAGGTGCTGGCCGTCATCTTCCTGCACGAGAAGTTCACCAGCGAGAAGGGCGTGGCGCTCGCGCTCTCGCTCTGGGGCCTCGCCTCCTACTCCTACGGCGAGTACAGCGACGCCAAGGCGGCCAAGAAGAAAGCGGCCTTGGATGCCCAAGCCTCGTGA